One Phaseolus vulgaris cultivar G19833 chromosome 2, P. vulgaris v2.0, whole genome shotgun sequence DNA window includes the following coding sequences:
- the LOC137811843 gene encoding uncharacterized protein, which translates to MTFCALSNTFISPYFPPSHSHQSKFSSFRFFSSRSQPLATQLRKTITTTRFTTFCSLDAANAPKQDTPIEFRYPAFPTSLDINKILAILPHRFPFLLVDRVIEYNPGVSAVAIKNVTINDNFFPGHFPERPIMPGVLMVEAMAQVGGLVMLQPEVGGSRQNFFFAGIDKVRFRKPVIAGDTLVMRMTLTKLQKRFGIAKMEGKAYVGGEVVCEGEFLMATGSE; encoded by the exons ATGACATTCTGTGCTCTCTCCAACACTTTCATCTCTCCCTATTTCCCACCATCTCATTCCCATCAATCCAAATTCTCATCTTTCAGATTTTTCAGCTCCAGATCGCAGCCTCTGGCTACCCAGTTGAGGAAAACCATCACAACAACACGCTTTACAACGTTTTGTTCTCTGGATGCTGCAAATGCACCAAAACAAGACACCCCAATTGAATTTA GGTACCCCGCATTTCCAACATCGTTGGACATCAACAAGATTCTCGCAATTCTGCCACACCG GTTTCCATTTCTTCTAGTGGATAGAGTGATTGAATACAATCCTGGAGTTTCTGCAGTGGCCATAAAGAATGTAACAATAAATGATAACTTTTTTCCTGGACATTTTCCAGAAAGACCAATCATGCCTGGTGTTCTTATGGTTGAG GCAATGGCCCAAGTAGGTGGCTTGGTTATGTTGCAGCCTGAAGTTGGAGGTTCTCGTCAGAATTTCTTCTTTGCTGGAATAGACAAAGTGCGATTCAGGAAGCCAGTGATTGCAGGAGACACGTTAGTTATGAGAATGACACTAACAAAACTGCAAAAGCGATTTGGAATAGCAAAGATGGAAGGGAAAGCATATGTTGGAGGTGAAGTTGTGTGCGAGGGAGAGTTTTTGATGGCCACTGGGAGTGAATAA
- the LOC137811842 gene encoding chlorophyll a-b binding protein CP24 10A, chloroplastic-like, with translation MAVATSGAVLNRFGSNFLCGGKRSQALLAAGIGAKVGAAVNPKRLIVAVAAAPKKSWIPSVKGGGNFIDPEWLDGSLPGDYGFDPLGLGKDPAFLKWYREAELIHGRWAMAAVVGIFIGQAWSGVPWFEAGADPNAIAPFSFGSLLGTQLLLMGWVESKRWVDFFNPDSQSVEWATPWSRTAENFSNSTGDQGYPGGKFFDPLGFAGTINDGVYIPDADKLERLKLAEIKHARIAMLAMLIFYFEAGQGKTPLGALGL, from the exons ATGGCAGTTGCAACATCTGGTGCTGTGTTGAACAGGTTTGGATCTAACTTCTTATGTGGAGGAAAGAGGAGTCAGGCACTGCTTGCTGCTGGCATTGGAGCCAAAGTTGGTGCTGCTGTTAATCCTAAAAGACTTATTGTGGCAGTTGCTGCTGCTCCAAAGAAGTCATGGATTCCTTCTGTAAAAGGTGGTGGGAATTTCATTGACCCGGAATGGCTTGATGGCTC GCTACCAGGTGACTATGGTTTTGACCCTCTAGGACTAGGAAAAGACCCAGCATTCCTGAAATGGTATAGAGAAGCTGAACTCATTCATGGGAGGTGGGCGATGGCTGCAGTTGTAGGCATCTTTATTGGACAGGCCTGGAGTGGAGTTCCATGGTTTGAGGCTGGAGCTGATCCGAATGCAATTGCTCCTTTCTCCTTTGGTTCTCTTTTGGGTACCCAGTTGCTTCTAATGGGATGGGTTGAGAGCAAGAGATGGGTGGACTTCTTCAACCCAGATTCTCAGTCAGTGGAATGGGCTACCCCATGGTCAAGAACCGCTGAGAACTTTAGCAACTCTACTGGAGATCAAGGCTACCCTGGTGGCAAATTCTTTGACCCTTTGGGATTTGCTGGTACAATCAACGATGGTGTTTACATTCCGGATGCAGACAAGCTAGAGAGACTGAAATTGGCTGAGATAAAGCATGCTAGGATTGCTATGTTGGCCATGCTGATTTTCTACTTTGAGGCTGGACAGGGCAAGACACCCCTAGGTGCTCTTGGCTTGTAA